In Geotalea uraniireducens, the genomic window CCCATGAGATTGTCTTGCTCTCGTCGTTCGACATCTCGTCATTCACCAGCATCGTTATCTCGTCGGGAATGGCGACCGTCGTCTCCCGGGCAATGTTCGGCGACATGCCGGCGTTCGACGTTCCCGCCTATCAGTTGGTCAGCCCGGTCGAGCTGTTCTTCTACGTACTGCTCGGCATCGTCAGCGGCGCCCTAGCCACGATGTTCATCGACTGGTACAGCCGGACCCGCGATTCTTTCAAGAAGCTCAACCTCCATCCGCTGCTCAAGCCATGCCTCGGCGGACTGCTCGTCGGCTGCATCGGCGTTTTCCTCCCCCAGGTCCAGGGAAACGGCTACGAATTCATCGAGCGGGTTGTCACCAACAACACCGGCTGGCTGCTGGTCACCCTACTTATCTTCGGCAAGATCCTCGCCACTTGCGTCACCCTCGGCTCGGGGCTCCCCGGCGGGACTTTTGCTCCTTCGCTTTTCATCGGCTCGGTCACCGGCATGAGTTTCGGCTTTCTGATGAACCAGCTGTTCCCTCTCTACACTTCGACCCCGGGGGCCTACGCCATGGTCGGCATGGGAACGTTCCTGGCCGCCGTAACCCACGCACCGATGACCGGCATCTTCCTTCTCTTCGAAATGACCGGTTCCTACCAGGTCATTGTCCCGATTATGATCTCCTGCGTCATCGGCACCTCCATTGCCCGTCATTTCCGCAAAGACGGCATCGATACCGCCGACCTGGCCGCCCGGGGGATCGACCTGCGGGCCGGGCGGGAGCAAAACGTCCTGGAGACAATCCGGGTAAAGAACGTCATGGTCCGCGATCCGGAGGTGTTGCCCGACAATCTGCTGATCCGCGAATTCCTCAAGCGGGCCCATGCCTCCCGTCACAGCACCTTCCCATTGATGAATCCGGGCGGGGAACTGACCGGCATCGTCACCACCCACGACTTCC contains:
- a CDS encoding chloride channel protein; the encoded protein is MTPTPARNPDRRSKAAVLVRDLQLLRRFVSIRRIIFSLLSRLRISENTLMVILAVCIGLLAGLCNFAFRRCIEFFNWLIIGNGAAITGYDPTIWSWHRLWALAFPLLGALLMIPLFITFPEDMNFGFPRFLEAVNLRGGRLPLRLMFTRGVSSALTIGSGGSAGQEGPIAQIGGTAGSVIGHLLGMSEDRLKVLIGCGVSGGVAATFNAPLAGVFFAHEIVLLSSFDISSFTSIVISSGMATVVSRAMFGDMPAFDVPAYQLVSPVELFFYVLLGIVSGALATMFIDWYSRTRDSFKKLNLHPLLKPCLGGLLVGCIGVFLPQVQGNGYEFIERVVTNNTGWLLVTLLIFGKILATCVTLGSGLPGGTFAPSLFIGSVTGMSFGFLMNQLFPLYTSTPGAYAMVGMGTFLAAVTHAPMTGIFLLFEMTGSYQVIVPIMISCVIGTSIARHFRKDGIDTADLAARGIDLRAGREQNVLETIRVKNVMVRDPEVLPDNLLIREFLKRAHASRHSTFPLMNPGGELTGIVTTHDFLGVAFDRQLLETVQLSEVATNDVITVNSSDNLAEALRKIDYSTLEELPVVEVENPRKVIGILSRRDITAAYNKAMMKRSFRAKQFH